The Anabas testudineus chromosome 14, fAnaTes1.2, whole genome shotgun sequence genome includes a region encoding these proteins:
- the fgf13b gene encoding fibroblast growth factor 13b isoform X1, with amino-acid sequence MSRAAAIASSLIRQKRQAREREKANACRGSGSPSNSKGTNEKPSKLNVFSRVKLFGSRKKRKRRRPPEPQLKGIVTRLSSRQGFQLQMQPDGTIDGTKDEDSTYAVFNLIPVGLRVVAIQGVQTKLYLAMNNEGFLYTSEHFTPECKFKESVFENYYVTYSSMLYRQQASGRAWYLGLNKEGGIMKGNHVKKNKAAAHFIPKPLKVAMYREPSLHDLTELSRSGSGTPTKSRSASALLNGGGKTPSNNDLS; translated from the exons ATGTCCCGGGCAGCGGCAATCGCCAGCTCCCTGATCCGCCAGAAGCGGCAGgcaagggagagagaaaaggcgAATGCGTGCCGCGGCAGCGGCAGCCCGAGCAACAGCAAAGGCACAAACGAGAAACCGAGCAAACTGAACGTGTTCTCGCGTGTGAAATTGTTTGGATCGAGGAAGAAACGGAAGAGAAGGCGACCACCAG AGCCCCAGTTAAAGGGCATTGTCACCAGACTTTCCAGTCGTCAGGGCTTCCAGCTTCAGATGCAGCCTGATGGCACCATTGATGGCACCAAGGATGAAGACAGCACTTATG CTGTGTTCAACCTGATCCCCGTGGGGCTTCGTGTGGTGGCCATCCAGGGCGTCCAGACCAAACTCTACCTGGCGATGAACAACGAAGGTTTTCTCTACACCTCT GAACATTTCACCCCGGAGTGTAAATTCAAGGAGTCGGTGTTTGAGAACTACTACGTCACGTACTCCTCCATGCTGTACCGGCAGCAGGCCTCGGGCCGGGCCTGGTACCTGGGACTCAACAAGGAGGGTGGAATCATGAAGGGCAACCACGTCAAGAAGAACAAGGCTGCTGCACACTTCATACCGAAACCACTCAAAG tGGCCATGTACAGGGAGCCCTCCCTCCATGACCTGACAGAACTCTCACGGTCAGGCAGCGGCACACCGACCAAGAGTCGCAGCGCTTCGGCTCTACTTAACGGCGGAGGGAAGACGCCCAGCAACAATGACTTATCCTAG
- the f9b gene encoding coagulation factor IXb → MHRCDQTYTYSTASQVSKQWAGVLWSDGSVFPAMSSGSAVKSRTTSDNNKMAGISLLALMAGLLLEVHGLAVGITEKETGAVFVSQRAADTVLGRQRRHNSGHLEEMVQKDNLERECREEVCSMEEAREVFENDEKTMEFWAGYSDGDQCQPPPCQNGGDCEDGISSYICWCKPNFSGKNCEIEVTKQCSVNNGGCSHFCVMEEEQPVCHCAAGYKLGQNKRSCEATGPFSCGHVELSSASSTRSILGPRSSNPTSNSEKKDNSSNNLLDVFYKANATYMYDDYDFTTSDYESPNISVVPVVGIRSLRSDANSPVNPPEAGNITETPTDKKNLPPWALPTIPTIKAQKNTNQRIVGGNDATPGEIPWQVILMANSDTHGKTLPFCGGSLLSELWVITAAHCLVEGDIPQRGFFIRVGEHDINEDEGPERDHVVAEQHIHHMYDHNKSLYNHDIALLKLASPVELSNERRPICLGPKEFTESILRESRNSLVSGWGALRFQGLTATKLQKLEVPYVERTVCKQSSRDHITRFMFCAGYHSEQKDSCQGDSGGPHATNYKGTWFLTGVVSWGEECAKEGKYGVYTRISKYYPWISQRTGNQLNN, encoded by the exons ATGCACAGATGTGACCAAACATATACATACTCTACAGCCTCCCAGGTAAGTAAACAGTGGGCTGGTGTACTTTGGAGCGACGGATCAGTTTTTCCGGCAATGAGTTCAGGCTCAGCTGTCAAAAGCAGAACGACATCTGACAACAATAAGATGGCCGGAATTAGTTTACTGGCCCTGATGGCTGGTTTGCTGCTGGAGGTTCATGGACTGGCAGTGGGAATCACGGAGAAGGAAACAg gtgctgtgtttgtgtcacagcGGGCGGCGGACACAGTGCTGGGTCGGCAGCGCAGGCACAACAGCGGCCATCTAGAGGAAATGGTTCAAAAGGACAACCTGGAGCGCGAGTGTAGAGAGGAAGTCTGCTCAATGGAGGAGGCCAGGGAGGTTTTTGAGAACGATGAGAAAACT ATGGAATTCTGGGCCGGCTACAGTG ATGGTGACCAGTGTCAGCCACCCCCCTGCCAGAATGGAGGTGACTGTgaagatggaatcagttcttACATTTGCTGGTGCAAACCGAACTTCAGCGGCAAGAACTGTGAGATTG AGGTTACCAAGCAGTGCTCGGTCAACAATGGTGGATGTTCTCATTTCtgtgtgatggaggaggagcagcCTGTGTGTCATTGTGCAGCTGGTTACAAACTCGGGCAAAAcaagagaagctgtgaagcaacag GGCCGTTCAGCTGTGGTCATGTGGAACTGTCGTCCGCCTCCAGCACCAGATCCATCCTAGGCCCACGGTCATCAAACCCAACAAGCAACtctgaaaaaaaagacaattccAGCAACAACCTGCTGGATGTCTTCTACAAAGCCAATGCAACATACATGTATGACGACTACGACTTCACTACGAGCGACTACGAGTCTCCTAACATCTCTGTGGTCCCTGTAGTGGGCATACGCTCACTGAGGTCAGATGCAAACTCCCCTGTAAATCCACCGGAGGCAGGAAATATCACAGAAACACCCACAGACAAGAAGAATCTGCCGCCCTGGGCCTTACCCACAATCCCCACTATAAAGGCACAAAAGAACACTAACCAGAGGATTGTAGGAGGTAACGATGCCACTCCTGGAGAGATACCTTGGCAG gtgatCCTGATGGCTAACTCAGACACCCATGGAAAAACTCTACCCTTCTGTGGAGGATCTCTGCTCAGTGAATTATGGGTCatcactgctgctcactgtCTGGTAGAAGGGGATATTCCTCAAAGAGGTTTCTTCATTAGAGTGG GTGAACATGACATAAATGAGGATGAGGGTCCAGAGCGAGACCACGTGGTGGCGGAACAGCATATCCACCACATGTACGATCATAACAAGTCACTATATAACCACGACATTGCGTTGCTGAAGCTTGCCAGTCCAGTAGAACTGTCCAACGAGCGCCGCCCCATCTGCCTGGGACCCAAAGAGTTTACAGAGAGCATACTGAGGGAGTCCCGAAACTCCCTGGTGAGTGGCTGGGGAGCACTGAGGTTTCAGGGCCTCACGGCCACCAAGCTTCAGAAACTGGAAGTCCCCTATGTGGAACGCACAGTGTGTAAACAGAGCAGCCGGGACCACATCACACGCTTTATGTTCTGCGCTGGCTACCATAGTGAACAGAAGGATTCGTGCCAGGGGGACAGTGGAGGCCCACATGCCACTAATTACAAAGGCACTTGGTTTCTGACGGGCGTCGTCAGCTGGGGGGAGGAGTGTGCTAAGGAAGGGAAGTATGGAGTCTACACCCGAATTTCAAAGTACTACCCATGGATCAGTCAGAGAACAGGGAATCAATTAAACAACTGA
- the fgf13b gene encoding fibroblast growth factor 13b isoform X3, which yields MQPDGTIDGTKDEDSTYAVFNLIPVGLRVVAIQGVQTKLYLAMNNEGFLYTSEHFTPECKFKESVFENYYVTYSSMLYRQQASGRAWYLGLNKEGGIMKGNHVKKNKAAAHFIPKPLKVAMYREPSLHDLTELSRSGSGTPTKSRSASALLNGGGKTPSNNDLS from the exons ATGCAGCCTGATGGCACCATTGATGGCACCAAGGATGAAGACAGCACTTATG CTGTGTTCAACCTGATCCCCGTGGGGCTTCGTGTGGTGGCCATCCAGGGCGTCCAGACCAAACTCTACCTGGCGATGAACAACGAAGGTTTTCTCTACACCTCT GAACATTTCACCCCGGAGTGTAAATTCAAGGAGTCGGTGTTTGAGAACTACTACGTCACGTACTCCTCCATGCTGTACCGGCAGCAGGCCTCGGGCCGGGCCTGGTACCTGGGACTCAACAAGGAGGGTGGAATCATGAAGGGCAACCACGTCAAGAAGAACAAGGCTGCTGCACACTTCATACCGAAACCACTCAAAG tGGCCATGTACAGGGAGCCCTCCCTCCATGACCTGACAGAACTCTCACGGTCAGGCAGCGGCACACCGACCAAGAGTCGCAGCGCTTCGGCTCTACTTAACGGCGGAGGGAAGACGCCCAGCAACAATGACTTATCCTAG
- the fgf13b gene encoding fibroblast growth factor 13b isoform X2, which produces MSGKAKFKEDKDHASKEPQLKGIVTRLSSRQGFQLQMQPDGTIDGTKDEDSTYAVFNLIPVGLRVVAIQGVQTKLYLAMNNEGFLYTSEHFTPECKFKESVFENYYVTYSSMLYRQQASGRAWYLGLNKEGGIMKGNHVKKNKAAAHFIPKPLKVAMYREPSLHDLTELSRSGSGTPTKSRSASALLNGGGKTPSNNDLS; this is translated from the exons ATGAGCGGAAAAGCGAAATTCAAAGAGGACAAAGACCATGCCTCCAAAG AGCCCCAGTTAAAGGGCATTGTCACCAGACTTTCCAGTCGTCAGGGCTTCCAGCTTCAGATGCAGCCTGATGGCACCATTGATGGCACCAAGGATGAAGACAGCACTTATG CTGTGTTCAACCTGATCCCCGTGGGGCTTCGTGTGGTGGCCATCCAGGGCGTCCAGACCAAACTCTACCTGGCGATGAACAACGAAGGTTTTCTCTACACCTCT GAACATTTCACCCCGGAGTGTAAATTCAAGGAGTCGGTGTTTGAGAACTACTACGTCACGTACTCCTCCATGCTGTACCGGCAGCAGGCCTCGGGCCGGGCCTGGTACCTGGGACTCAACAAGGAGGGTGGAATCATGAAGGGCAACCACGTCAAGAAGAACAAGGCTGCTGCACACTTCATACCGAAACCACTCAAAG tGGCCATGTACAGGGAGCCCTCCCTCCATGACCTGACAGAACTCTCACGGTCAGGCAGCGGCACACCGACCAAGAGTCGCAGCGCTTCGGCTCTACTTAACGGCGGAGGGAAGACGCCCAGCAACAATGACTTATCCTAG
- the LOC113170938 gene encoding proto-oncogene DBL, whose protein sequence is MAESNPLRGFPRLRRAATSFPGNLHLVLVLRPSSLLSSAPSPSSSTDLGFRFSQDDFLLKMPVVMLRSVSDLLRYIDENHLTSDFTAKVEYCQSDWIVLRTSIESFAVTVKEIAQLLQGFGSELSDTELPDEANAIEFLLHSHTHRYRQMKDDIRSVLKEGRLLLSNLETVKASKRDVEEEREIQIDIETVQRLLAQLRDMEEAFDGFFEKHHLKLQQYLQLLRYEISFQEMEEMLEQLSVQEMEIACVGTTVVQTEQLLKDLDTLDKRAQEEMARAQVVILHGHQLAANHHYALALIIQRCNELRHLCDVLTTTIRTKRASLTRARDLLRRLEEALHWCDDGAYLLASQMVDKFQTREGAQEALQYLSCHQERAPSALKTSQDTLSLEFEAILTPQLQYQISMVTEKLNSMQAMIRNREQSLRKLADVQVRPIQLVAPRPEPEQTMQRCKSPLFSPKHGVDFNVLNSKFSFDLLPGKRAARKNNSQRKIEVMHDYQGNRSCLYGPYPETDSEVEDNPEQVTRHIMKELIATERIYVDELLSVLLGYRAEMEDPSMSYLLPLALRSQEDVLFGNMPEIYQFHSRIFLQDLQGCLETPEMVGACFLHRKEKFQVYERYCQNKPRSDLLWRQCSDSPFFQECQKKLDHKLGLDSYLLKPVQRLAKYQLLLKELLKHCTEERYRCELQEALDAMLELLKSVNDSMHQIAITGYQGDLGQLGRVVMQGGFNVWISHKRAAVRMKELPRFKPMQRHLFLYDHALLFCKRRDEDNHDRMPFYSFKSCLRMSAVGITENVKGDVKKFEIWHSGREVVYIVQASTVEVKVAWLTEIRKILTNQQKLRQDEVPSLPLSDNLPSDSSTTTSHSHRFRREESVHTSPAHSDPVVHSPQRSWPVPAHSVAICEGLEDWGATDLSNISDSEEEDQPAPLVAGRYRVMVESSMASTDDIVFNCGDVIQLLHEDSLGLWMVRNVSRGEEGRVLPEDLHRILGETC, encoded by the exons ATGGCCGAGTCCAACCCGCTGCGGGGGTTCCCCCGTCTGCGCCGGGCCGCG ACCTCTTTTCCAGGGAATCTACATTTAGTCTTGGTCCTCCGCCCCTCCAGCTTGTTAAGCTCAGCCCCCAGTCCATCTTCAAGCACTGACCTGGGATTTCGCTTCAGCCAGGACGACTTCCTGTTAAAGATGCCG GTGGTGATGCTGCGATCAGTCAGTGACCTTCTACGCTACATAGATGAAAACCACCTGACGTCAGACTTTACTGCTAAAGTGGAGTATTGCCAAAGTGACTGGATCGTCCTCCGCACG tCCATCGAGAGCTTCGCAGTGACAGTGAAGGAAATCGCCCAGCTGCTGCAGGGCTTTGGATCAGAGCTCTCCGACACAGAACTTCCAGATGAAGCCAATGCCATCGAGTTCCTGCTGCACTCGCACACACACCGATACCGACAGATGAAG GACGACATCCGGAGCGTGCTGAAAGAAGGACGCCTGCTACTGTCCAACCTGGAAACTGTAAAGGCCTCTAAGAGAGAtgtagaggaggagagggaaatACAAATCGATATCGAAACTGTTCAGag GCTCCTGGCTCAGCTCAGAGACATGGAGGAGGCGTTTGATGGCTTCTTTGAGAAACACCacctgaagctgcagcagtaCCTCCAGCTGCTGCGCTATGAAATCAGTTTTCAGGAG atggaGGAGATGCTGGAGCAGCTCTCCGTCCAGGAGATGGAGATTGCCTGTGTTGGAACGACGGTGGTCCAAACAGAACAGCTACTGAAAGACCTCGACACACTGGACAAACGTGCTCAG GAGGAGATGGCTCGTGCCCAGGTTGTGATCCTGCACGGTCACCAGTTGGCTGCCAATCATCACTACGCACTGGCACTCATCATCCAGCGCTGCAATGAGCTGCGGCACCTCTGTGATGTCCTCACCACTACTATACGCACCAAGCGGGCCTCGCTCACTCGAGCACGAGACCTGCTGCGGCGCCTTGAAGAG gcCCTTCACTGGTGTGACGATGGAGCCTATCTGCTGGCGAGTCAGATGGTGGATAAGTTTCAAACCAGAGAGGGAGCTCAGGAGGCGCTGCAGTACTTGAGCTGTCACCAGGAGAGGGCACCGTCTGCCCTAAAAACCAGCCAGGACACACTGAGCCTGGAGTTTGAAGCCATACTCACTCCACAGCTGCAG TATCAAATTTCCATGGTAACAGAGAAGCTGAACTCGATGCAGGCCATGATCAGAAACAGGGAGCAGAGTCTGAGGAAGTTGGCGGACGTACAGGTCAGACCCATCCAGCTGGTGGCCCCCAGGCCCGAACCTGAACAGACCATGCAGCGCTGCAAGTCGCCCCTCTTTTCCCCAAAACATG GTGTAGACTTTAATGTTCTGAACTCCAAGTTCTCCTTTGACCTGCTACCTGGCAAGAGAGCGGCGAGAAAGAACAACAGCCAGcgcaag aTCGAGGTGATGCATGATTACCAAGGTAACCGCAGCTGTCTGTACGGCCCCTACCCTGAAACTGATTCAGAAGTAGAAGACAATCCAGAGCAAGTCACTCG cCACATTATGAAGGAACTGATCGCTACAGAGAGGATCTATGTGGATGAACTGCTCTCTGTCCTTCTG GGCTACCGAGCAGAAATGGAGGACCCGTCCATGTCTTATCTTCTTCCCTTGGCTCTGCGCAGCCAGGAGGACGTTCTCTTCGGCAACATGCCAGAGATTTACCAGTTCCACAGCAG GATCTTCCTCCAAGATCTGCAGGGTTGCCTGGAAACACCAGAGATGGTGGGGGCGTGTTTCCTGCATCGG aaagaaaagttCCAGGTGTACGAGCGTTACTGTCAAAACAAGCCTCGCTCTGATTTGCTGTGGAGACAGTGCTCGGACTCGCCCTTCTTTCAG GAGTGCCAAAAGAAGCTGGACCACAAGCTGGGTCTGGATTCTTACCTCCTGAAACCAGTCCAACGCCTCGCCAAATACCAGCTGTTACTCAAG GAGTTGTTGAAGCACTGCACGGAGGAGAGATACCGCTGTGAACTCCAGGAGGCTCTGGACGCCATGCTGGAGCTGCTCAAGTCTGTCAACGACTCCATGCATCAGATAGCCATAACTGGATATCAG GGTGACCTTGGTCAGTTAGGCCGGGTGGTGATGCAAGGGGGCTTCAACGTATGGATCAGCCATAAGAGGGCAGCGGTGCGAATGAAGGAACTGCCCAGGTTCAAACCCATGCAGAGACACCTCTTCCTCTACGACCACGCCTTGCTCTTCTGCAAGCGCAGAGACGAGGACAACCACGACAGGATGCCGTTCTACAGCTTCAAATCCTGCCTCAGA ATGAGCGCAGTGGGAATCACAGAAAACGTGAAGGGAGATGTGAAGAAATTCGAAATCTGGCACAGTGGCAGAGAAGTAGTATACATAGTTCAG gcttCCACAGTGGAGGTCAAAGTTGCATGGCTGACGGAGATTCGAAAAATTCTCACCAACCAACAGAAACTACGTCAAg ATGAAGTTCCTTCTCTTCCACTTTCAGACAACCTCCCGTCTGACAG CTCCACGACGACAAGCCACTCCCACAGGTTCAGGAGGGAGGAGTCAGTACACACGAGCCCCGCCCACTCCGACCCTGTCGTTCACTCACCTCAACGCA GTTGGCCAGTTCCTGCTCATTCAGTGGCGATTTGTGAGGGCCTGGAGGACTGGGGTGCTACAGACCTCTCCAACATATCGGActcagaggaggaggatcagCCTGCTCCCCTG GTGGCAGGCAGGTACAGAGTCATGGTAGAAAGCAGCATGGCCAGCACCGATGACATCGTTTTTAACTGTGGTGACGTCATCCAGCTGCTCCACGAGGACTCATTAGGACTATG GATGGTGAGGAATGTAAGTCGTGGTGAGGAAGGACGGGTTCTGCCTGAAGACCTCCACAGGATTCTGGGAGAGACGTGCTGA
- the LOC113170465 gene encoding actin filament-associated protein 1-like 1, with product MESKRQSVVMERLVNELGSLLKMLDHETVSPATADKMASIRNILDSMQLVNGSDVYMNSCLYSNGTSFVEALFEDFDCDLHMLSASPVEQKEHKDDDEKKETHPNKSTPTDTPPPLPTTPLPDDYYEEAVPLEPGSTPQYFTTNMNTSRNSVEDAYYEDADNNYPTTRINGPPKNSYNDSDALSSSYESYEEEEEEAKGQDQSQRWMAEESPNGPVRNCHICAFLLRKKRFGQWAKQLVVVRDNKLQCYKSIKESTPHTELPLNLCNVIYVPKEGKKKRHELRFSLPGGEALVLAVQSKEQAQRWLKVVQAVGSQCSNSEGLDGSTSPIIQRKLELDKMLQSERQASDSDSGPTAESQSSAHGTGRDTTDSLNRGKRGAFSELTGSMSRAAGKKINRIITFSKRKPPLPGDPPSSSAHHDNPRCGYLSVCLSGSWKERWCVVRGGSLYLHKSPGDQRPPIIVVPLKSAEVVPGGLGPKHPFSFRILQGGNELASLETSCSEDLGRWLGVLFAETGSATLPEELHYDYIDVDTLTDIRHAARHSFLWATTTASSSGSALTYSRTYDEVYESVEEGNIDRKGSQVRRHASFSSRDSEKTEQAAIKRHASNVNQYGRYGKTRAEEDARRYLTQKEELEKQKGALRSELISLRKEKKVVKEEMKSGTGCGAEQRLAELETLCKQKEEERVELELQLTEVKENLKKSLAQGALGPPTDTKMSAKGSKVEKVYSETVPVNSLSELRKRPPSLYASSKGNVMQKAKEWESKKGT from the exons tCAATGGCTCAGACGTCTATATGAACAGCTGCCTCTACAGCAACGGCACAAGCTTTGTAGAGGCTCTCTTTGAGGATTTTG ACTGTGATTTGCACATGCTCAGTGCATCTCCAGTGGAGCAGAAAGAGCACAAAGATGACGATGAGAAGAAGGAGACTCATCCCAACAAATCT ACACCCACAGATACACCGCCTCCTTTGCCAACCACCCCCCTTCCAGATGACTACTATGAAGAGGCAGTTCCTCTGGAGCCTGGATCCACCCCCCAGTACTTCACCACCAATATGAACA CCTCCAGGAACTCAGTGGAAGATGCCTACTATGAAGATGCAGACAACAACTACCCCACCACAAGGATTAATGGTCCTCCAAAGAACTCCT ACAATGACTCAGATGCTCTGAGCAGTTCTTATGAGTCTtatgaagaagaggaagaggaagccAAGGGGCAGGACCAGTCTCAGAGATGGATGGCTGAGGAGAGCCCAAATGGACCAGTTAGAAACTGCCATATCTGTGCCTTCCTGCTGCGAAAAAAACGCTTCGGCCAATGGGCCAAACAGCTAGTCGTTGTCAGAGACAATAAACTGCAG TGCTATAAAAGCATCAAAGAGAGCACTCCCCACACAGAGCTCCCCCTGAATCTGTGCAATGTCATTTATGTCCCtaaagagggaaagaaaaagagacacgAGTTGCGCTTCTCGTTGCCTGGAGGCGAAGCTCTAGTCCTGGCTGTTCAGAGTAAAGAGCAGGCCCAGAGATGGCTCAAG GTGGTGCAAGCTGTTGGCAGCCAATGCAGCAACAGTGAAGGGCTGGATGGATCCACTTCTCCAATTATACAGAGGAAGCTGGAGCTTGACAag ATGCTGCAGTCTGAACGGCAGGCATCAGATTCAGACAGCGGGCCAACAGCAGAGAGTCAGTCCTCTGCACATGGAACAGGACGGGACACCACCGACTCACTCA aCAGAGGGAAGCGTGGAGCTTTCTCTGAGCTGACAGGGTCCATGAGCCgagcagcagggaagaaaaTCAATCGGATCATCACTTTCTCCAAACGGAAACCTCCTTTACCGGGAGATCCTCCCTCGTCCTCAGCTCACCATGACAACCCACGCTGTG gctacctgagtgtgtgtctgagcgGCTCTTGGAAGGAGCGCTGGTGTGTGGTGCGAGGAGGGAGCTTGTACCTGCATAAGAGCCCTGGGGACCAGCGACCCCCAATCATTGTGGTGCCCCTCAAATCGGCAGAGGTGGTGCCAGGTGGCCTTGGCCCCAAACATCCATTCTCCTTCCGCATCCTGCAGGGAGGGAATGAGCTGGCATCTTTAGAG acTAGCTGCTCGGAGGATCTCGGCCGCTGGCTCGGTGTGTTGTTTGCAGAGACTGGGAGCGCCACTCTCCCCGAAGAGCTGCACTATGACTACATCGACGTGGACACACTCACAGACATACGGCACGCTGCCAGGCACTCCTTCCT atGGGCTACTACTACTGCCTCGTCCTCAGGCAGTGCCTTAACATACTCCAGAACTTATGATGAAGTCTACGAAAGTGTTGAG GAAGGGAACATTGACAGAAAAGGGAGCCAGGTGAGACGTCACGCCTCATTCTCCAGCAGGGATTCTGAAAAAACCGAGCAGGCCGCCATCAAGAGACATGCCTCCA ATGTAAATCAGTATGGGCGCTACGGGAAGACGCGAGCAGAGGAGGACGCCAGGCGGTACCTGACACagaaagaggagctggagaaacaAAAGGGAGCACTCAGATCTGAACTGATTTCCCTCCGCAAGGAGAAGAAGGTGGtgaaggaggagatgaagagtgGTACAG GTTGTGGTGCGGAGCAGCGGTTAGCCGAGCTGGAGACACTTTGTaaacagaaggaggaggaaagggtggagctggagctgcagctgacagaAGTCAAAGAAAACCTAAAGAAATCATTGGCTCAGGGAGCACTAGGTCCACCCACTGATACAAAGATGAGCGCAAAG GGCAGTAAGGTTGAAAAAGTTTACAGTGAGACTGTTCCCGTCAACTCATTATCGGAGCTTCGTAAACGTCCTCCATCTCTTTACGCCTCATCCAAGGGGAACGTCATGCAGAAAGCAaag GAGTGGGAGTCAAAGAAGGGGACTTAG